Below is a genomic region from Isosphaeraceae bacterium EP7.
GACCTTGGGCGAGGCGACCGAGCGGGGCAGCGCGCAGGCGCGGCTCGACTTGATCTGGATGTGGACCTCGGGTGAGGTCGTGCCCTGCCTGGTCAGGCGGAAAGTCTCGTCGCCGGCGATCGACAGCGAGACGTCCATCAACACGGGCGCATTGATCGACGCGTCGGCGGTGGAGTGGATCTCGACGGCGACCTCGCCCCTCGGTGTGTTGAACGTGGCGGTGAGGAGGCCGGGCTCGCGTTTCGGCGATCCCACCGGTCCCCAGCCGAGTTGGCCGGCCAGCCAGGCGATGACCCATGCGGCCTGGCGTGGGGTCCGGTCGATGTCGGGCGAGGTGGCGGAGATGCGGACGGCTTTGATCTTGTCGAGCGCCCCTTCGTTGCAGGGCGGGTCGAAGAACTTGGCCACCAACTCGCGCCAGGGGGTGATGCCGAACCAGGCCGCGTCGCGGGAGAACGGGTGCAGGCCGGGGTCCAGGCCCTTGCGCAGGGCCTCCACGTCGGCGGCGGGGTCGGGCAAGTCGATGATCAGGCGTGAGGCCTCGTCGACCAGGGCTTCGAAGAGGGGCACGTCCTCGCGCGGGTCGTCGGTCCACCAGAGCACGACGGGCAGATCGGCCTCCAGCAGCGGCCGGACGGAGCCGGGGAGGAGGTCGGAGGCGTCGTGGCTGGCGCGGAGGATGATCCGCTCGCTGCAGACCTGCGGCATGCCGGGGGCGGGGAGGTGGCAGAGCGCCGAGACCTCGGCCTCGACGGCCCGGCCAGGCTCGCGGCCGAGGCGCAGGACAATGGCCCGCGAGGGGAACTGGGCCAGGACGACGTCGAGCACCGGGGCGAGCCGCGACTCGTCCTCGGCGCGGCCGACGACGATGAGGTTGGCCAGCACGATGCGTGTGACATTGGGGTTCTCGGGCGTCGGCCCGCCCGATCGCTCGGCCGCGGGGCCCCAGAGTCGGATCAGCTCGGCCTCGATGGCCCGGGGGTCGACGCGGATGTCTTCGCCGTTGAGGAAGGCGTCGGTCGTGGACGTAGACATGGCTTGGTTCGCCCAGGGGACCATCGGTCGTCGGATCGAGATTAGAGTCGTCGCCAGTGGGCGTCGTCGCGCTCGAGCAATTCGTCGGCGGCCTCGGGGCCCCAGGTGCCCGCCGCATACGGCTTGGGCGGGGGGGCTTCTCCGCTCTTCCAGGCGTCTAGGATCTGGTCGATGAATCGCCAGGCGCTTTCCACCTCGTCGGTCCGGGTGAACAGCGTCGGGTCGCCCAGCATCACATCCAGCAGCAGCCGCTCGTAGGCCTCGGGGGGCGGCGAGGCGAACGAGGTGCCGTAGCGGAAGTCCATCCGGACTTCCTGGAGCCGCCGCCTCGAGCCGGGGATCTTGGCCTGGAAGGCGAGGCTCGCCCCCTCGTTGGGCTGGATCCGCAGGACGAGCAGGTTGGCGCCGCCGGCGCCTTCGCGGTCGACCTCGAACAGGGCCGTCGGCGGCCGCTTGAACTCGATGGCGATCTCGGTCGCCCGCTTCGGCAGCCGCTTGCCGGTGCGCAGGTAGAACGGAACTCCGGCCCAGCGCCAGTTGTTCAGCTCCAGCCTCATGCCCACGTAGGTGACGGTCGTGGAGTCGGCGGCCACTCCCTTCTCCTGGTGGTAGCCGGCCACGTCGATCCCCTGCATCGAGCCGGCGGTGTACTGGCCCCCCACGACGTTGGCCGCCACGTCGGCGGCGGTCCACTGGGGCAGGGCCTGCAGCACCTTGACCTTCTCGTTGCGGACGGCGTCGGCCGAGAGGTTGACCGGGGGCTCCATGGCCACGAAGCAGAGCAGCTGCATCATATGGTTCTGGACCATGTCCCGCAGCGCGCCGGCGGTGTCGTAATAACCGCCCCGTCCGCCGGCCATGCCCACCTCCTCGGCCATCGTGATCTGGACGCTGGCCACGTGCTGGCGGTTCCAGAGCGACTCGAAGATGGTGTTGCCGAACCGGAGGGCCTGGATGTTCTGGACCGTCTCCTTGCCCAGGTAGTGGTCGATCCGATAGGTCTGGGTCTCGTCGAGCACGCGGGAGACGTCTCGGTTGAGCGCCAGGGCGCTGGCCAGGTCGTGGCCGAACGGCTTCTCGATGACCACCCGGCTCCAGGGCTCGCTGTTGGGCTCGTAGATGAGTCCGGCCTTGCCCAGGTTCTCGATGATCGTGGAGAAGAACTCGGGCGAGGCCGCCAGGTAATAAAGCCGGTTGCCGCGCGTGCCGTGGCTGGCGTCGATGGCCTCGAGCTTCTCCTTGAGCTTGGCGTAGGCCTCGGGGTCGTCGAACTCACCGGATGCGAAGGCGATGCGCTGGGCGAAGGCGGGCCATGCGTCCTCGAACACGGGCCCGTTGCCGGCCTCCTTGGCCAGCCCGGGCTTGATCTCCTCGCGGAACTTCTCGTCGGACCAGTCGCGTCGCGCGAATCCGATGATGGCGCACTCGGCCGGAAGCTGGCCGGCGCGTTCCAGGTGGTAGAGCGCCGGGACGAGCTTGCGGTGCGTCAGGTCTCCGGTGGCGCCGAAGAGGACGACGGCGCAGGGTTCGGGGGCTCGGGTCCTGGGAAGGCCCTGGCGGAGCGGGTTGGCTTCGGAGTCGACCATACGGTTGGACCCGTCCCTGACCTGGCGTGGCGATGTGACGACTGCCGGGGGTTTCGCCCTGCGAAGACACCCCGGCCGGACGGGGCCAGTGTAAGTAGGACGACTCCGCCGGTTCAAGGGCCCATCGCCGTGCCCCGCGGTCAGCCGGGCCGACGGCCGGCCAGGTTCACCCCATTGCCTTGCCCGGCATGAAAGAACGCCTGACGTGAAGAAATGTCGATAATGTCGACGAGCCCCGCCTGCGTGAACCAACCTGCGACCTCCCGCGTGGTGTGCCTGGAGAGGTACTTGGGTGCGTACCAGTCCAGGGTGTCGCAGACCCTGACCTCGGGGTCGGGGTGCATCGACACGCCGATGGTCAGCACGTTGAGCGCCACCCCGGCCCGGGCGATCAGCCGGTGGCGGCTCGCCATCAGGCGTCTCTTGACGGCACCGACGGGCGCCATCAGGCGGCTGGCCCCCAGCAGGACCGGCAGCGGCAGGCGGGTCGACACGGCGCGCTGGGCGTCCATGATCCGCTCCAGCAGGGGCCGCTCGCGCGGGTAGACCCAGACGACGATCCGCCCGCCGGGGGCGAGCAGCTTCGCCAGGGCCAGGAAGGCGGCGCGGGGGTCGGGCGTGTGGTCGAGCACGCCGAGCGAGTAGATCTGGTCGAACGATCCCTCGGCAAAGGGGGGGCTCAGCAGGTCGCCCCGGGCGACGGCGACGTTGGGAAGGTCGGCCGTCAGGTCGCGCGCGGCGAGGACCGCCTCGCTCAGGTCCAGGCCCACCACCAGTGCGGCACCCCACTCGGCGGCCACCCGCAGGTAGCGGCCCATGCCGCAGCCGCCGTCCATCACGCGGGCGCCGGCCAGGTCGGCGGGGGTCAGCCCCGTCCGGTTGCCGAAGGTCGCCCGGTCCTCCTCGGGCCTGAGGATCCGGAACCGGTTCCACTGGAGCCCGTACGCCGACTTGGTCCTCGACTGGCCTGCCTGGGCTCTCGACTCGGGCGGTTGGTCGGCGGGCATCGCGGGCGGTCCTCGGTCGGTTCAGGTCAAGGCGGGGGGGGCGTCCTGGCGGCGTGCCCACTGGTCCTCGGCGGCGCTCCGGCGCAGGTAGATCGGCTCCAGGGACCAGGGGTCATCACGCCGGCCCGATTCGTACACCCGCAGGGCCAGCTCCGCAAGCCGTTCGCCCTCGGGCCGGGCCTGCTCGGGCGAGCCGGCGACCAGGCCGTCGGGCAGGGGGGAGGCCAGCTTCCGCAGGCCGGGCCCGATCACGAGCGTCCCGCCGTCCAGCCCCAGGAGATAGGACGCGGGCTCGATGCGCGTGGCCTTCGCTTGCCGCAGGGTCGCCCCCGGTTCGTCGCGGGAAAATTCGGCCACGTAGAGGTCGCCGCGCTGGGCGTCGCCGATGACTACCACGTGCAGGACGTCGGCGGGGGCGTTGCAGGCCAGAACTTCCAGGCTGTCCAGGCCGGTGAGCGGGCAGCCCGCCGCATAAGCCAGCGTCTTGGCGGCCATCACGCCGATCCGCAGGCCGGTGTAAGAGCCCGGGCCGAGGCCCACGGCCAGCGCATCCAGGTCGGTGGCCCGCAGGCCCGAGCCGTTGAGCAGGTCGCGCAGGGCCGGGAGCAAGTCGCGGCCGTGGCGCCCTGATGACTCGACATGCGCGACATGGCAGCGGCCGTCGGCGGTGGTCAGGGCCAGGGCGGCCCGGTCGGTGGAGGTCTCGATCGCCAGCAGGTTCAAGTCCAAAGTGTCCCTCGATCCATCGTTGGCGGCGTGTCAGGCCGGCCGGGAGTCCTGCCGTGGCCGTCCGCGTGGCGTCGGTACAACCACGTGCGGAAGAAGCGGGAACGGCGACTCTGGATTTTTCCCCGCGGCCCGGCTAGGATGGCCAAGACGCGGCCGGGGTCTTGACGTCGCGGCGCCTTGCCCCAAACCCGGCCACCCGCCCCGCGAGATCGGGCCCCATCAACCGGGGCCGACGTCGAACCCGGGCCGTCATGACGGACCGAGGTCGGGACATCGCCGATCGCCCCTGTGTTGCTCGGAGGTCCGTCCCGGTGCGCCGCGCCCTGATCAGCGACATCCATGGCAATCTGGAAGCCCTGGAAGTGGTCCTGGCCGACATCGAAGCCCAGGACATCACCGAGATATTCTGCCTCGGCGACATCATCGGCTACGGCCCCAACCCGCGCGAGTGCATCGACCGCGTGATGGAGCGGTGCACGGTGACCTTGCTGGGCAACCACGACCAGGGGGCCATGTTCGACCCCGACGGATTCAACGTCGGCGCCGAGCGGGCCATCTTCTGGACACGAGAGCAGCTGGAGAGCCCGCACGACCGGGTGAACAACGAGCGCCGCTGGGAATTCCTGGGCGAGCTGCCCCGCACCCACAAGGCCGACTCGTTCCTGTTCGTCCACGGCTCGCCCCGCAACCCGCTCAGCGAATATATCTTCCCCGAGGATATCTACAATCACCGCAAGATGGAACGCCTGTTCCAGCTCGTCGAGAAGTACTGCTTCCAGGGGCACACTCACGTCCCTGGGGTCTTCACCGAGGGGTTCCAGTTCTACGCCCCCGACGAGATTGACAACGAATACACCCTCGGCGAGGGCAAGGTCCTCGTCAACGTCGGCAGCGTCGGCCAGCCCCGCGACGGTGACCCTCGCGCCTGCTACGCCATCCTCGAGGACGCCGAGGGGGGGGCCCCCCGCCTCCGATATCGACGCCTGCCGTACGACTTCGAAGCCACGATCAAGAAGATTTACGCCGTCCCCGAGCTCGACCCCTTCCTCGGCGACCGTCTCCGCCAGGGTCGCTGAGCCCCGAGCTAACCCCGGGGCGACCCGGGGGTCGGGCGGCTCGACGCAATGCTCGCGCTCGCGCCCTGGCCCTGCCGCCTCGCCAGCGGACGCACGCGACGACACCCAAGGTCTTGCCCCACGATGAGTCCCGAGAAACGGCTGGTCCTCTTCTTCGTGCTGTCCGTCGGCATGATGCTGACGACGCAGATGCTCCTCGAACGCTGGGGTCTCATCCCCAAGCCCCAGCCGCAGCAGGCCGCCGCACTGGCCGCAGCCCAGGCGAAGGACAAGGAAAAGCCCGGTGAGGTCTCGGCCGACCCCCCCAAGGCCGATGCCC
It encodes:
- a CDS encoding glucose-6-phosphate dehydrogenase assembly protein OpcA, whose amino-acid sequence is MSTSTTDAFLNGEDIRVDPRAIEAELIRLWGPAAERSGGPTPENPNVTRIVLANLIVVGRAEDESRLAPVLDVVLAQFPSRAIVLRLGREPGRAVEAEVSALCHLPAPGMPQVCSERIILRASHDASDLLPGSVRPLLEADLPVVLWWTDDPREDVPLFEALVDEASRLIIDLPDPAADVEALRKGLDPGLHPFSRDAAWFGITPWRELVAKFFDPPCNEGALDKIKAVRISATSPDIDRTPRQAAWVIAWLAGQLGWGPVGSPKREPGLLTATFNTPRGEVAVEIHSTADASINAPVLMDVSLSIAGDETFRLTRQGTTSPEVHIQIKSSRACALPRSVASPKVDEAHRVAAGLESARKDVPFQRALPHVLWLLGG
- the zwf gene encoding glucose-6-phosphate dehydrogenase, with protein sequence MVDSEANPLRQGLPRTRAPEPCAVVLFGATGDLTHRKLVPALYHLERAGQLPAECAIIGFARRDWSDEKFREEIKPGLAKEAGNGPVFEDAWPAFAQRIAFASGEFDDPEAYAKLKEKLEAIDASHGTRGNRLYYLAASPEFFSTIIENLGKAGLIYEPNSEPWSRVVIEKPFGHDLASALALNRDVSRVLDETQTYRIDHYLGKETVQNIQALRFGNTIFESLWNRQHVASVQITMAEEVGMAGGRGGYYDTAGALRDMVQNHMMQLLCFVAMEPPVNLSADAVRNEKVKVLQALPQWTAADVAANVVGGQYTAGSMQGIDVAGYHQEKGVAADSTTVTYVGMRLELNNWRWAGVPFYLRTGKRLPKRATEIAIEFKRPPTALFEVDREGAGGANLLVLRIQPNEGASLAFQAKIPGSRRRLQEVRMDFRYGTSFASPPPEAYERLLLDVMLGDPTLFTRTDEVESAWRFIDQILDAWKSGEAPPPKPYAAGTWGPEAADELLERDDAHWRRL
- a CDS encoding class I SAM-dependent methyltransferase, translating into MPADQPPESRAQAGQSRTKSAYGLQWNRFRILRPEEDRATFGNRTGLTPADLAGARVMDGGCGMGRYLRVAAEWGAALVVGLDLSEAVLAARDLTADLPNVAVARGDLLSPPFAEGSFDQIYSLGVLDHTPDPRAAFLALAKLLAPGGRIVVWVYPRERPLLERIMDAQRAVSTRLPLPVLLGASRLMAPVGAVKRRLMASRHRLIARAGVALNVLTIGVSMHPDPEVRVCDTLDWYAPKYLSRHTTREVAGWFTQAGLVDIIDISSRQAFFHAGQGNGVNLAGRRPG
- the tsaB gene encoding tRNA (adenosine(37)-N6)-threonylcarbamoyltransferase complex dimerization subunit type 1 TsaB, with amino-acid sequence MNLLAIETSTDRAALALTTADGRCHVAHVESSGRHGRDLLPALRDLLNGSGLRATDLDALAVGLGPGSYTGLRIGVMAAKTLAYAAGCPLTGLDSLEVLACNAPADVLHVVVIGDAQRGDLYVAEFSRDEPGATLRQAKATRIEPASYLLGLDGGTLVIGPGLRKLASPLPDGLVAGSPEQARPEGERLAELALRVYESGRRDDPWSLEPIYLRRSAAEDQWARRQDAPPALT
- a CDS encoding metallophosphoesterase family protein, whose translation is MRRALISDIHGNLEALEVVLADIEAQDITEIFCLGDIIGYGPNPRECIDRVMERCTVTLLGNHDQGAMFDPDGFNVGAERAIFWTREQLESPHDRVNNERRWEFLGELPRTHKADSFLFVHGSPRNPLSEYIFPEDIYNHRKMERLFQLVEKYCFQGHTHVPGVFTEGFQFYAPDEIDNEYTLGEGKVLVNVGSVGQPRDGDPRACYAILEDAEGGAPRLRYRRLPYDFEATIKKIYAVPELDPFLGDRLRQGR